One Roseimaritima multifibrata DNA window includes the following coding sequences:
- a CDS encoding polysaccharide biosynthesis/export family protein, translating to MNQSKPNQPLMLLAMLLLSGTVFFGCRTAASLGLPISAGSNTIMSDAVALRQQQGHPQGIATELAKVPLPPHPVEAGDVLVIEPNDFNSPIRLSSDQTVQQDGTIELGAYGRMQVAGLPPAEIQNRVQHVITEHIARKQQEGIGLASHTGQAGALDPSIDYGVTVRLVNQESAMFYVMGEVNAPGSYPLVGHETVLDALIAAGGLSDRANDHKIILTRPQPAGQPRIILPVCYRQVLQMGDVSTNYQLRPGDRIYVPSLSLWEDIKQSVSSSEKSCPHCSEYQLED from the coding sequence ATGAATCAAAGTAAACCTAACCAGCCACTGATGCTGCTAGCCATGTTGCTACTGAGCGGGACCGTCTTTTTTGGCTGCCGGACGGCCGCCTCGCTTGGGCTGCCGATCTCCGCCGGTTCCAACACGATCATGTCCGATGCCGTTGCCTTGCGACAGCAACAAGGCCACCCCCAAGGGATCGCTACGGAACTGGCCAAGGTGCCACTTCCCCCGCACCCGGTGGAAGCAGGAGACGTCCTGGTCATCGAACCAAACGATTTCAATTCTCCCATTCGGTTGTCCAGCGACCAAACGGTCCAACAAGACGGGACCATCGAACTGGGAGCGTACGGGCGGATGCAGGTCGCCGGGCTGCCTCCTGCTGAAATTCAAAACCGCGTTCAACATGTGATCACCGAACACATCGCTCGCAAACAGCAAGAAGGAATTGGCCTGGCTTCCCACACCGGGCAAGCGGGAGCACTCGATCCCAGCATCGACTACGGGGTGACGGTTCGCTTGGTCAATCAAGAGAGTGCGATGTTCTATGTGATGGGCGAAGTGAACGCCCCCGGTTCTTATCCTTTGGTGGGACATGAAACGGTACTGGACGCATTGATCGCCGCCGGGGGCCTATCGGACCGAGCCAACGATCACAAAATCATCCTTACCCGTCCGCAACCTGCGGGCCAGCCACGAATCATCCTTCCGGTTTGCTACCGCCAAGTTTTACAGATGGGCGATGTTTCAACGAACTACCAACTGCGCCCGGGTGACCGAATCTACGTTCCCAGCCTAAGCCTCTGGGAAGACATCAAACAAAGTGTCTCCAGCAGCGAAAAGAGCTGCCCGCATTGTTCGGAATACCAGTTAGAAGATTAG
- the corA gene encoding magnesium/cobalt transporter CorA — protein sequence MAESSSRDNAEEELEQELDSVLAENHGRQKRHKRFRSRFYRPFRRRSKVGAAPGQVSADTSAETTFIQRVIYNQETFIEEAEVDLSTLGDLAAIDAGLDSLPVAAEGDLPVVQWINVFGLADMTALKHLAEHFGLHPLTLEDIVQTHQRPKFEVTDGVLSVIMHRTDQKIPFHYEQVSFVISGNTLISFQEKAEDSFGAVSRRLKRGNGRIRESGVDYLLYCLVDTVIDGYFPLLEAYGRSLEQLEEDVSDDPSGQDQIRIRMFKRELAAIRKTSWSQRDLIQRLMVEKTPYITQETQIFLRDSHDHILHIVDVTESFREVVNDLRDLYFTKLSQRTNDIMQVLTIISTIFMPMSFIAGVYGMNFNTADSPYNMPETAWEFGYPFALALMGLSAVGMLLFFLRRGWLRR from the coding sequence GTGGCAGAATCATCCTCCCGAGATAACGCCGAAGAGGAACTGGAACAGGAACTCGATTCCGTTTTGGCTGAAAATCATGGTAGGCAAAAACGTCATAAGCGATTTCGCAGTCGTTTCTATCGCCCATTTCGACGGCGTTCCAAGGTAGGGGCAGCACCGGGGCAGGTTTCGGCCGACACGTCGGCCGAAACGACCTTCATTCAGCGCGTGATCTATAACCAAGAAACTTTTATCGAAGAGGCCGAGGTTGATCTGTCCACTTTGGGGGACCTTGCCGCCATCGATGCCGGCCTAGATTCGCTGCCAGTCGCCGCGGAAGGCGATTTGCCCGTCGTCCAGTGGATCAATGTGTTTGGGTTGGCAGACATGACGGCCCTTAAACATTTAGCGGAGCATTTTGGTCTGCATCCGTTAACCTTGGAGGATATTGTTCAAACCCATCAGCGGCCAAAATTTGAAGTGACCGATGGCGTTTTGTCGGTGATCATGCATCGCACCGACCAGAAGATTCCCTTCCACTATGAACAGGTTTCCTTTGTGATTTCGGGGAATACGCTGATCTCATTTCAAGAGAAAGCGGAGGATTCTTTTGGAGCCGTTTCGCGGCGATTAAAGCGTGGCAATGGTAGGATCCGAGAATCGGGCGTCGACTATTTGCTTTACTGCTTGGTGGATACCGTCATCGATGGCTACTTCCCGTTACTGGAGGCCTACGGTCGGTCGTTAGAGCAGTTGGAAGAGGATGTGTCGGACGACCCCAGCGGTCAGGATCAAATTCGAATTCGCATGTTCAAGCGAGAGTTGGCTGCGATTCGTAAAACCAGCTGGTCGCAGAGAGATTTGATTCAACGATTGATGGTCGAGAAAACGCCATACATTACGCAGGAGACTCAGATCTTTCTTCGTGATTCACATGATCATATTCTTCACATCGTTGACGTGACCGAATCATTTCGAGAGGTCGTAAACGATTTGCGAGACTTGTACTTCACAAAACTAAGTCAACGCACCAACGACATCATGCAGGTCTTGACGATCATCTCGACCATTTTCATGCCGATGTCGTTTATCGCTGGCGTCTACGGAATGAATTTCAACACGGCCGATTCGCCTTACAACATGCCCGAAACGGCCTGGGAATTCGGGTATCCATTTGCACTCGCGCTAATGGGTTTGTCTGCGGTAGGAATGCTGTTGTTTTTCCTCCGGCGTGGTTGGCTGCGTCGCTGA
- a CDS encoding sulfatase family protein has protein sequence MISIEFGSRFYRLFFSLVAISVFSHSASADDRRPNVLTVFIDDMGWSDLSCFGGTVTETKQIDQLASEGLRFTNFYVNSPICSPSRVALTTGQYPQRWRISSYLARREANRKRGMDQWLDPSAPSLPRELQKAGYATGHFGKWHMGGQRDVGEAPLISEYGFDASLTNFEGLGPRVLPLKDAYDGKPPAPHDLGSANLGRGPIRWEDRSQVTAAFVTDALEFIDQAEADGKPFFVNLWPDDVHSPFFPPADLRAETDQSKRALYYAVLEAMDTQLGKLFERIRSDEKLRDNTIILIASDNGPEEGVGACTPLRGFKTLLYEGGVRSPLIVWAPGWLAAGKEGTTNSDSILSALDLNRSLYALTSVSPPEAIDLDGEDLSGTLLGNDQASRIEPLFWRRPPDRPGTKEDPNPDLAVRDGRWKFYVNYDGSAPQLFDLDRDVEETNSVAVQNPEQVERLQKLVMEWNQTLPVDAGDQQRFTNER, from the coding sequence ATGATTTCGATTGAATTTGGTTCTCGTTTCTATCGACTGTTTTTCAGTCTGGTGGCGATTTCGGTTTTTAGTCATTCCGCCTCTGCCGACGATCGCCGTCCCAATGTGTTGACAGTCTTTATCGATGATATGGGCTGGTCGGACCTATCCTGTTTTGGTGGGACGGTTACCGAGACAAAACAGATCGATCAGTTGGCAAGCGAAGGTCTTCGCTTTACGAATTTCTATGTCAATTCTCCGATCTGTTCGCCCTCTCGAGTCGCCCTTACCACAGGGCAGTACCCACAGCGTTGGCGAATCAGTTCCTATTTGGCTAGGCGGGAAGCAAACCGCAAGCGGGGAATGGACCAGTGGCTTGATCCGAGTGCACCATCGTTGCCAAGGGAACTGCAAAAAGCAGGGTACGCAACCGGCCATTTTGGAAAGTGGCATATGGGGGGACAGCGGGATGTCGGTGAGGCTCCTCTGATTTCAGAATATGGCTTTGATGCCAGCCTGACGAATTTTGAAGGCTTGGGGCCTCGAGTGCTTCCCTTGAAGGATGCCTACGATGGCAAGCCGCCGGCGCCCCATGATTTGGGGTCCGCCAACCTGGGGAGGGGACCGATTCGCTGGGAAGATCGCAGCCAGGTAACGGCCGCGTTTGTAACCGACGCGTTGGAATTTATCGATCAAGCGGAAGCGGATGGTAAACCCTTCTTCGTCAACCTGTGGCCCGATGATGTTCATTCTCCTTTTTTTCCGCCAGCCGATTTGCGAGCGGAGACCGATCAATCGAAACGGGCTTTGTACTACGCTGTCCTTGAAGCGATGGACACGCAGCTTGGGAAGTTGTTCGAACGAATTCGCAGTGATGAAAAATTGCGAGACAACACGATCATCCTGATCGCTTCGGACAATGGTCCCGAAGAAGGAGTCGGCGCTTGCACGCCCCTGCGGGGATTTAAGACGTTGCTGTATGAAGGTGGCGTTCGATCGCCTTTGATTGTTTGGGCACCTGGTTGGTTGGCCGCTGGAAAGGAAGGGACCACCAATTCAGATTCCATTTTGTCGGCCCTGGATTTGAATCGTTCGCTGTACGCGTTGACATCGGTTTCCCCGCCCGAAGCGATCGACCTGGATGGCGAGGATTTGTCGGGGACTTTACTGGGGAATGATCAAGCCTCTCGAATCGAACCCTTGTTTTGGCGACGGCCGCCCGATCGACCAGGCACGAAAGAGGACCCGAATCCCGATCTTGCCGTCCGAGATGGTCGTTGGAAGTTTTATGTGAACTACGATGGTTCGGCCCCGCAGTTGTTTGATCTGGACCGGGATGTTGAAGAAACGAATAGCGTCGCTGTTCAGAACCCGGAACAGGTGGAGCGTTTGCAAAAGTTGGTGATGGAGTGGAATCAAACGCTTCCGGTCGATGCGGGGGACCAACAACGTTTTACGAACGAACGCTGA
- the hemB gene encoding porphobilinogen synthase yields the protein MFDTPRGDFPATRMRRLRRHDWSRRLIRENHLAVDDLIWPIFVIDRPQSEPIVSMPGVERLPIDQVRRAAAEAAELGIPVLALFPATDSALKTEDAAEAVNPENLVCRTVRAVKEEVGDAVGVLCDVALDPYSSHGQDGLVRNGYVTNDLTVEMLCQQSLIQVEAGCDIVAPSDMMDGRIGAIRNTLDENGHVQVHVMAYAAKYASAFYGPFRDAVGSSGNLAGGDKKTYQQDPANTNEAMHEVALDLREGADSVMVKPGMPYLDIVRRVKDQFSVPTFAYQVSGEYAMLNAAAQMGWLDREQVMLESLLAFKRAGADGILTYFARDVARLLG from the coding sequence ATGTTTGATACACCACGCGGTGATTTTCCAGCGACGCGAATGCGTCGTTTGCGCCGGCACGATTGGTCGCGAAGATTGATTCGTGAAAATCATTTGGCAGTGGACGATCTGATCTGGCCAATCTTTGTGATTGACCGACCGCAGTCCGAACCGATTGTCAGCATGCCTGGCGTCGAACGGTTGCCGATCGATCAGGTCCGCCGAGCCGCTGCCGAGGCTGCGGAACTTGGGATTCCGGTCCTAGCTCTTTTTCCCGCGACCGACAGCGCATTGAAAACCGAGGATGCCGCCGAGGCGGTCAACCCTGAAAACTTGGTCTGCCGGACCGTCCGAGCGGTAAAAGAAGAGGTGGGCGACGCGGTGGGAGTCTTGTGCGACGTTGCACTCGATCCCTACAGCAGTCACGGCCAGGACGGGCTTGTTCGCAACGGTTATGTGACAAACGACCTGACCGTTGAAATGTTATGCCAACAGTCTCTCATCCAAGTCGAAGCGGGCTGCGATATCGTGGCTCCGAGTGACATGATGGATGGACGGATCGGAGCGATCCGAAATACGTTGGATGAAAATGGGCACGTCCAGGTCCATGTCATGGCTTACGCCGCCAAGTACGCGAGCGCCTTCTACGGGCCCTTTCGGGATGCGGTTGGCTCTTCTGGAAATCTAGCCGGTGGGGACAAAAAAACCTATCAGCAAGATCCCGCCAATACGAACGAGGCCATGCACGAAGTCGCTTTAGATCTTCGCGAAGGGGCCGACAGCGTGATGGTCAAACCGGGCATGCCCTACCTGGATATTGTTCGCCGAGTCAAAGATCAGTTCTCTGTTCCTACGTTCGCTTATCAGGTCAGCGGTGAATACGCGATGCTGAATGCGGCGGCGCAGATGGGATGGCTGGATCGCGAGCAGGTGATGCTGGAAAGTCTATTAGCTTTCAAACGCGCCGGTGCCGACGGGATTCTGACTTATTTCGCACGCGATGTCGCTCGGTTACTTGGCTAG